A window of the Streptomyces sp. NBC_00454 genome harbors these coding sequences:
- a CDS encoding molybdopterin-binding protein → MSLSIRNQIAGTVTAVTAGEAMSTVKVRLEGGQDITAAITTDAVKDLGLVAGSSVKALVKATEVALATAAVEGISIRNQIAGTVADVATGGAMASVKVDVNGGGLTAAITKDAVEALGLAAGTSVVALIKSTEISLATN, encoded by the coding sequence ATGAGCCTGAGCATCCGCAACCAGATCGCCGGCACCGTCACCGCCGTCACCGCCGGCGAGGCCATGTCGACGGTCAAGGTCCGCCTGGAAGGTGGCCAGGACATCACCGCCGCGATCACCACCGACGCGGTCAAGGACCTCGGCCTCGTCGCGGGTTCCTCCGTCAAGGCGCTGGTCAAGGCAACCGAGGTGGCCCTGGCGACGGCGGCCGTCGAGGGGATCTCCATCCGCAACCAGATCGCCGGCACCGTCGCCGACGTCGCCACCGGCGGCGCCATGGCCTCCGTCAAGGTGGACGTGAACGGCGGTGGTCTGACCGCCGCCATCACCAAGGACGCGGTCGAGGCGCTCGGCCTGGCCGCCGGGACCTCCGTCGTCGCACTGATCAAGTCCACCGAGATCAGCCTCGCCACCAACTGA
- a CDS encoding DoxX family protein, with amino-acid sequence MNTAATVVAVVAAAMSAFSGYSLLTRASWVVQPLEEYGVPRTWWTLLGLAKAAGALGLLIGLFVPLIGIAAGIGLVLYYSGAVITVLRARSYGHVAFPVIYMAPVIAAFALGFAA; translated from the coding sequence ATGAACACCGCAGCCACCGTCGTCGCCGTCGTCGCCGCCGCCATGTCGGCCTTCTCGGGCTACTCGCTCCTGACCCGCGCCTCGTGGGTCGTGCAGCCCCTGGAGGAGTACGGGGTCCCGCGGACCTGGTGGACCCTCCTGGGCCTGGCGAAGGCCGCGGGGGCGCTGGGCCTGCTGATCGGCCTCTTCGTCCCGCTCATCGGGATCGCGGCGGGCATCGGCCTGGTCCTCTACTACAGCGGGGCGGTGATCACCGTGCTCCGCGCCCGCTCGTACGGGCACGTGGCGTTCCCGGTGATCTACATGGCACCGGTCATCGCGGCCTTCGCCCTCGGCTTCGCGGCGTAG
- a CDS encoding VOC family protein — protein sequence MAEFPEGTPCWVDAMFTDVEGAKSFYAAVLGWTFGESSSEYGNYTQAYSDGKAVAAVVPPMPGQEGASQWCLYFSSPDAAATAGKIKAAGGEVLMEPMQVGAFGTMAIAKEPGGAVFGVWQPGEHKGFEKPASEVGAYAWAEVFTRDAAKTDGFLPQVFPYGEQQMEAGENPEMPGMDFKVFNLGGPENVVLGRMKMGDEFPPEIPSYVQVYFGVPDCDAAVAKTQELGGMLHFGPMDSPFGRFAAVTDPQGAAFAVIDMSTTVGEMPTFA from the coding sequence ATGGCTGAGTTCCCCGAGGGCACACCCTGCTGGGTGGACGCGATGTTCACCGATGTGGAGGGCGCCAAGAGCTTCTACGCCGCCGTGCTGGGCTGGACCTTCGGCGAGTCCAGCAGCGAGTACGGCAACTACACGCAGGCCTACTCCGACGGCAAGGCCGTCGCGGCCGTCGTCCCGCCGATGCCGGGGCAGGAGGGGGCCTCGCAGTGGTGTCTGTACTTCTCCTCGCCCGACGCGGCGGCCACCGCCGGGAAGATCAAGGCGGCGGGCGGCGAGGTGCTGATGGAGCCGATGCAGGTCGGCGCCTTCGGCACGATGGCGATCGCCAAGGAGCCGGGCGGCGCGGTCTTCGGCGTCTGGCAGCCCGGCGAGCACAAGGGCTTCGAGAAGCCCGCCAGCGAGGTGGGCGCTTACGCGTGGGCGGAGGTGTTCACGCGCGACGCGGCCAAGACGGACGGGTTCCTGCCGCAGGTCTTCCCGTACGGCGAGCAGCAGATGGAGGCCGGCGAGAACCCCGAGATGCCCGGCATGGACTTCAAGGTCTTCAACCTGGGCGGCCCGGAGAACGTGGTGCTGGGCCGGATGAAGATGGGCGACGAGTTCCCGCCCGAGATCCCCTCCTACGTCCAGGTCTACTTCGGCGTCCCGGACTGCGACGCGGCGGTCGCCAAGACCCAGGAGCTCGGCGGCATGCTGCACTTCGGCCCGATGGACAGCCCCTTCGGGCGCTTCGCCGCGGTCACGGACCCGCAGGGCGCGGCCTTCGCGGTGATCGACATGTCCACGACGGTGGGTGAGATGCCGACCTTCGCCTGA
- a CDS encoding HhH-GPD-type base excision DNA repair protein has translation MDKDTFGAATIRLAQQPEADELLGRSPLAALVGMLLDQQVPMEWAFSGPYTIARRLGSDDLDAHAIAAHDPEAFAALLSEKPAVHRYPGSMAKRIQQLCAYLVEHYEGDAAAVWADAATGAELLGRLKELPGFGEQKAQIFLALLGKRFGVRPKGWREAAGGYGPANVYRSAADITGPESLAKVRAHKQEAKAAAKAAKGQ, from the coding sequence ATGGACAAGGACACGTTCGGGGCGGCCACCATCCGGCTCGCCCAGCAGCCCGAGGCCGACGAGCTGCTCGGCCGCAGCCCGCTGGCCGCACTCGTCGGGATGCTCCTCGACCAGCAGGTTCCGATGGAGTGGGCGTTCTCCGGGCCCTACACGATCGCCCGGCGGCTCGGCTCCGACGATCTGGACGCGCACGCGATCGCCGCCCACGACCCGGAGGCCTTCGCCGCGCTGCTCTCCGAGAAGCCCGCCGTGCACCGCTACCCGGGGTCGATGGCGAAGCGGATCCAGCAGCTGTGCGCGTACCTCGTGGAGCACTACGAGGGGGACGCGGCGGCCGTGTGGGCCGACGCGGCCACGGGCGCCGAGCTGCTGGGGCGGCTGAAGGAGCTGCCCGGCTTCGGGGAGCAGAAGGCCCAGATCTTCCTGGCGCTGCTCGGCAAACGGTTCGGGGTACGCCCGAAAGGGTGGCGCGAGGCGGCCGGCGGGTACGGCCCGGCGAACGTCTACCGGTCGGCGGCCGACATCACCGGACCCGAATCCCTGGCGAAGGTGCGGGCCCACAAACAGGAGGCGAAGGCGGCGGCCAAGGCGGCCAAGGGCCAGTGA
- a CDS encoding cupin domain-containing protein, with the protein MTENLTRATTAESISDGPGSLITLLTDTAELTCNTASFEVGAAGAPVHFHTKATEFFHVTDGRLDVLVGDEIHTLTKGDFLAVPPGVKHAFAPAADSTAEVFVGFTPGMGRFDYYRLLGRVRAGEATVQDIIDSQPVYDNHYAESDAWADRLKRSADA; encoded by the coding sequence ATGACCGAGAACCTGACGCGCGCCACCACCGCCGAATCCATCTCCGACGGCCCCGGCAGCCTCATCACGCTGCTCACCGACACCGCCGAGCTCACCTGCAACACGGCGAGCTTCGAGGTCGGCGCGGCCGGCGCCCCCGTGCACTTCCACACCAAGGCGACCGAGTTCTTCCACGTCACGGACGGCCGGCTCGACGTCCTCGTCGGCGACGAGATACACACCCTCACCAAGGGCGACTTCCTCGCGGTCCCGCCCGGTGTGAAGCACGCCTTCGCCCCGGCCGCCGACAGCACGGCCGAGGTCTTCGTCGGCTTCACCCCGGGCATGGGCCGCTTCGACTACTACCGGCTGCTCGGCCGGGTCCGGGCCGGCGAGGCCACGGTGCAGGACATCATCGACAGCCAGCCGGTCTACGACAACCACTACGCGGAGAGCGACGCCTGGGCAGATCGCCTGAAGCGCAGCGCGGACGCGTAG
- the opcA gene encoding glucose-6-phosphate dehydrogenase assembly protein OpcA: protein MRTELTDTTSSKVNRALLDARRAIGSQTMGLVLNLLVATDEEGAYDAVRAASEASREHPCRIIVVIKRTARGPHRLRQNRLDAELRVGSDAGSGEIILLRLHGSLNEHAGSVVLPLLVPDAPVVAWWPADAPEAPALDPLGALAQRRITDAEAADDPVATLDARASAYAPGDTDLAWTRLTPWRSLLAAALDQKPLPVTAAAVESEPGNPSSELLARWLEDRLGVPVERVATAGPVITRVRMTTTGGEIEVDRPDGILATLLLPGSPDRKVALKIRSSAELIAEELRRLDADEVYASALRFRRSAQASLSA, encoded by the coding sequence ATGCGGACCGAACTCACCGACACCACCTCCAGCAAGGTCAACCGGGCCCTGCTCGACGCCCGCCGGGCCATCGGCAGCCAGACGATGGGGCTCGTGCTCAACCTCCTCGTCGCCACCGACGAGGAGGGGGCCTACGACGCCGTCCGCGCCGCCTCCGAGGCTTCGCGCGAGCACCCCTGCCGGATCATCGTGGTCATCAAGCGCACGGCCCGCGGCCCGCACCGGCTCCGGCAGAACCGGCTCGACGCCGAGCTGCGGGTCGGCTCCGACGCCGGGTCCGGGGAGATCATCCTGCTGCGCCTGCACGGCAGCCTCAACGAGCACGCCGGATCCGTGGTGCTCCCGCTCCTCGTGCCGGACGCCCCCGTCGTCGCCTGGTGGCCCGCCGATGCTCCCGAGGCGCCGGCCCTGGACCCGCTGGGGGCCCTCGCGCAGCGGCGCATCACCGATGCGGAGGCGGCCGACGATCCCGTCGCGACGCTCGACGCCCGGGCCTCGGCCTACGCGCCCGGGGACACCGACCTCGCCTGGACCCGGCTGACGCCGTGGCGCTCGCTGCTGGCCGCCGCCCTGGACCAGAAGCCGCTCCCGGTGACGGCCGCGGCCGTGGAGAGCGAGCCCGGCAATCCGAGCTCCGAACTGCTGGCCCGCTGGCTGGAGGACCGGCTCGGGGTTCCGGTGGAGCGGGTGGCCACCGCGGGACCGGTCATCACCCGGGTCCGGATGACGACCACCGGCGGGGAGATAGAGGTGGACCGCCCCGACGGGATCCTGGCCACCCTGCTCCTGCCGGGCAGCCCCGACCGCAAGGTGGCCCTGAAGATCCGCAGCAGCGCCGAGCTGATCGCGGAGGAGCTCCGCAGGCTCGACGCCGACGAGGTCTACGCGTCCGCGCTGCGCTTCAGGCGATCTGCCCAGGCGTCGCTCTCCGCGTAG
- a CDS encoding helicase HerA-like domain-containing protein, with translation MSESTDPASPAGQIAAGYAFTGPALDLGALLWDGACLPERQIRIPLSMLNRHGLVAGATGTGKTKTLQLIAEQLSANGVPVFLADIKGDVSGISAPGTSNAKIEERAKDVAQEWEGTGFPSEFYSLGGIGPGIPLRASVTSFGPVLMSKVLQLNQTQEQSLGLIFHYADTKGLELIDLKDLRAVVAFLVSDKGKSELKGIGGLSTVTAGVILRALTAFEQQGAAEFFGEPEFDTSEFLRTAADGRGLVSVLELPAVQDKPQLFSTFLMWLLADLYGDLPEVGDLDKPKLVFFFDEAHLLFNGASKAFLEAITQTVRLIRSKGIGVFFVTQTPKDVPADVLAQLGNRVQHALRAFTPDDAKALKATVKTFPNSAYDLEELLTQLGTGEAVITVLSENGAPTPVAATRLRAPQSLMGPIDAAALDQAVKSSLLYSRYAEPVDRESAYEKISAEQAAAEAEAEAAAAAAEAAKAEKAAAVAARNAPKPDPSLAEQVVGSGLFRSLARSIGTQLGREISRSIFGTARKRR, from the coding sequence ATGAGCGAGAGCACCGACCCCGCGTCCCCGGCAGGCCAGATCGCCGCCGGGTACGCCTTCACCGGACCCGCGCTCGATCTGGGGGCCCTGCTCTGGGACGGGGCCTGCCTGCCGGAGCGGCAGATCCGCATTCCGCTGTCCATGCTCAACCGGCACGGGCTGGTCGCGGGAGCCACCGGCACCGGCAAGACCAAGACGCTCCAGCTCATCGCCGAGCAGCTGTCCGCCAACGGGGTTCCGGTCTTCCTCGCGGACATCAAGGGCGATGTCTCGGGCATTTCCGCGCCAGGCACGAGCAACGCGAAGATCGAGGAACGGGCCAAGGACGTGGCCCAGGAATGGGAGGGCACCGGGTTCCCCAGCGAGTTCTATTCGCTGGGCGGGATCGGGCCCGGCATCCCGCTCCGGGCCTCCGTGACCAGTTTCGGACCCGTCCTCATGTCCAAGGTGCTCCAGCTCAACCAGACGCAGGAGCAGTCGCTGGGGCTGATCTTCCACTACGCCGACACCAAGGGCCTGGAGCTCATCGACCTCAAGGACCTGCGGGCGGTCGTCGCCTTCCTCGTGTCCGACAAGGGAAAATCGGAGCTCAAGGGAATCGGCGGGCTGTCCACGGTGACCGCCGGGGTGATCCTGCGGGCCCTGACCGCCTTCGAACAGCAGGGCGCCGCGGAATTCTTCGGGGAGCCCGAATTCGACACGAGCGAATTCCTCCGAACGGCGGCGGACGGGCGCGGGCTGGTCTCCGTACTGGAGCTTCCGGCGGTCCAGGACAAACCACAGCTCTTCTCCACCTTTCTGATGTGGCTGCTGGCCGATCTGTACGGGGACCTGCCGGAAGTCGGGGACCTGGACAAACCGAAACTCGTCTTCTTCTTCGACGAGGCACACCTGCTCTTCAACGGAGCCTCGAAGGCCTTCCTCGAAGCGATCACCCAGACGGTGCGGCTGATCCGCTCCAAGGGAATCGGCGTCTTCTTCGTGACCCAGACGCCGAAGGACGTACCGGCCGACGTGCTGGCGCAGCTCGGCAACCGGGTCCAGCACGCGCTGCGCGCGTTCACGCCGGACGACGCGAAGGCGCTGAAGGCGACGGTGAAGACCTTCCCGAACTCCGCGTACGACCTGGAGGAGCTGCTGACCCAGCTGGGGACCGGCGAGGCGGTGATCACCGTACTGAGCGAGAACGGTGCGCCGACCCCGGTGGCCGCTACGAGGCTGCGCGCGCCGCAGTCGCTGATGGGCCCGATCGACGCGGCGGCCCTGGACCAGGCGGTGAAGTCCTCGCTCCTCTACTCGCGGTACGCGGAGCCGGTCGACCGGGAATCGGCGTACGAGAAGATCAGCGCGGAGCAGGCGGCCGCGGAGGCCGAAGCGGAGGCGGCGGCCGCTGCCGCGGAGGCGGCGAAGGCGGAGAAGGCGGCGGCCGTGGCGGCCCGCAACGCGCCGAAGCCGGACCCGTCCCTGGCGGAACAGGTGGTGGGCAGCGGGCTGTTCCGCTCGCTGGCCCGGTCGATCGGGACGCAGCTGGGGCGGGAGATCTCGCGGTCGATCTTCGGGACGGCAAGGAAGCGGCGCTGA
- a CDS encoding type II toxin-antitoxin system VapB family antitoxin has product MIFKRIGNRRPYPDHGRETTRQWADVAPRPVRLDQLVTTKGQLDLETLLAEDSTFYGDLFAHVVKWQGDLYLEDGLHRAVRAALQQRQVLHARVLELG; this is encoded by the coding sequence GTGATCTTCAAGCGCATCGGAAACAGGCGGCCGTACCCCGACCACGGCAGGGAAACCACCCGGCAGTGGGCGGATGTCGCCCCGCGCCCGGTCCGGCTCGACCAGCTGGTGACGACCAAAGGCCAGCTCGACCTCGAAACGCTGCTCGCCGAGGACTCGACCTTCTACGGGGACCTCTTCGCCCACGTCGTGAAGTGGCAGGGCGACCTCTACCTGGAGGACGGTCTGCACCGCGCCGTCCGCGCCGCGCTCCAGCAGCGCCAGGTCCTGCACGCGCGCGTCCTCGAACTGGGCTGA
- a CDS encoding LytR C-terminal domain-containing protein, which produces MSMLTPPGMGGKYRVTGAAYPRMSRPRRRRRIVLLVLGSIVGLALIGYGAMQLIDVFRGDSGKPAAAAKDCATPAPKAGAAAAAASTAPQVTLPQPGQITVNVYNATPRAGLAKAVGDELKKRGFAIGKVGNAPADFDKKVPDAGILVGSPQTDKAVFSVLGTNLAGAAHQTDTRETADIDLILGDAFKDLTPKEEADKALAALANPQPAPAKKC; this is translated from the coding sequence ATGAGCATGCTCACTCCCCCTGGCATGGGCGGAAAGTACCGCGTGACGGGGGCGGCTTACCCCCGCATGTCCCGCCCGCGACGCCGCCGCCGGATCGTCCTCCTCGTGCTCGGATCGATCGTCGGGCTCGCCCTGATCGGTTACGGGGCCATGCAGCTCATCGACGTGTTCCGCGGCGACTCGGGCAAACCCGCGGCCGCCGCCAAGGACTGCGCGACCCCCGCCCCCAAGGCGGGCGCGGCAGCGGCGGCGGCCTCCACCGCCCCGCAGGTCACGCTCCCGCAGCCCGGCCAGATCACGGTCAACGTCTACAACGCGACCCCGCGCGCGGGCCTCGCCAAGGCGGTCGGCGACGAGCTCAAGAAGCGCGGCTTCGCCATCGGCAAGGTCGGCAACGCCCCCGCCGACTTCGACAAGAAGGTCCCGGACGCCGGGATACTGGTCGGCTCGCCGCAGACCGACAAGGCGGTCTTCTCCGTGCTCGGCACCAACCTGGCCGGGGCCGCGCACCAGACCGACACCCGCGAGACCGCCGACATCGACCTGATCCTCGGTGACGCCTTCAAGGACCTCACTCCGAAGGAGGAGGCGGACAAGGCGCTGGCCGCCCTGGCCAACCCGCAGCCCGCACCCGCCAAGAAGTGCTGA
- the upp gene encoding uracil phosphoribosyltransferase produces the protein MRLQVVDHPLVAHKLTTLRDKRTDSATFRRLADELVTLLAYEATRDVRTEQADIVTPVGPTTGVKLSHPRPLVVPILRAGLGMLDGMVRLLPTAEVGFLGMVRNEETLEASTYATRMPEDLSGRQVYVVDPMLATGGTLVAAIQELIKRGADDVTAVVLLAAPEGVEVMERELAGTPVTVVTAAVDERLNEHGYIVPGLGDAGDRMYGSAE, from the coding sequence GTGCGTTTGCAGGTCGTGGATCACCCGTTGGTGGCGCACAAACTCACCACCCTGCGCGACAAGCGCACCGACTCCGCCACCTTCCGGCGCCTCGCCGACGAGCTGGTCACCCTGCTCGCGTACGAGGCCACCCGGGACGTCCGCACGGAGCAGGCCGACATCGTCACCCCGGTCGGCCCGACCACCGGCGTGAAGCTCTCCCACCCGCGCCCGCTGGTCGTCCCGATCCTGCGCGCCGGTCTCGGCATGCTCGACGGCATGGTGCGGCTGCTGCCGACCGCCGAGGTGGGCTTCCTGGGCATGGTCCGCAACGAGGAGACCCTGGAGGCCTCCACGTACGCGACGCGCATGCCGGAGGACCTCTCGGGCCGCCAGGTCTACGTGGTGGACCCGATGCTGGCCACCGGCGGCACGCTCGTCGCGGCGATCCAGGAGCTGATCAAGCGCGGCGCGGACGATGTGACCGCGGTGGTGCTGCTGGCCGCGCCCGAGGGCGTCGAGGTCATGGAGCGCGAGCTGGCGGGCACCCCGGTGACGGTGGTGACGGCCGCGGTGGACGAGCGGCTCAACGAGCACGGCTACATCGTGCCGGGGCTGGGCGACGCGGGCGACCGGATGTACGGCTCGGCCGAATAG
- a CDS encoding universal stress protein: protein MSNPMVVAAVDGSEHSLKALEWARAAALRHHTGLLVAHVLPDSAQLYAARRSSLKDSHEPHEVPDPVSERIRAVLAEGRPLPSEVHYESLEGSVPEALRAIGEGARMLVMGSRGRGGFAALLLGSNSRAVATSAPCPVVVVAHEERGVEVAAQPSAGRVVLGLHASETPDNVLDFAFAEAAARGTTVQVVSAYSIPPSPTMVIDSPFAVIPPEALLGEDENAVPAEREMLRSQTERLAPFRAKYPKVPVEQAAVPGDAAGRLVATSNSAALVVVGRHHPRRHIRSLMIGSVANAVLQHAHGPVAVVPTLTESD, encoded by the coding sequence ATGAGCAATCCCATGGTGGTCGCGGCGGTAGACGGATCCGAACACAGCCTCAAGGCCCTGGAGTGGGCAAGGGCCGCAGCGCTACGCCACCACACGGGGCTCCTCGTCGCCCACGTGCTGCCCGACAGCGCCCAGCTCTACGCGGCACGCCGCTCCTCGCTCAAGGACAGCCACGAGCCGCACGAGGTCCCCGACCCCGTCAGCGAACGGATACGGGCCGTCCTGGCCGAAGGGCGCCCGCTGCCCTCCGAGGTCCACTACGAGTCCCTGGAGGGCTCCGTCCCGGAGGCCCTGCGGGCCATCGGCGAGGGCGCCCGGATGCTGGTGATGGGCTCCCGGGGCCGCGGCGGGTTCGCCGCCCTGCTGCTCGGCTCGAACAGTCGCGCCGTGGCCACCAGCGCCCCGTGCCCGGTGGTCGTGGTCGCGCACGAGGAGCGCGGGGTCGAGGTCGCGGCCCAGCCCTCCGCGGGCCGGGTGGTGCTCGGACTGCACGCCTCGGAGACGCCCGACAACGTACTGGACTTCGCGTTCGCGGAAGCCGCCGCACGGGGGACGACCGTCCAGGTGGTGTCGGCGTACAGCATCCCGCCGTCGCCGACGATGGTGATCGACAGCCCGTTCGCGGTGATCCCGCCGGAGGCGCTGCTGGGGGAGGACGAGAACGCGGTCCCGGCCGAGCGGGAGATGCTGCGCTCCCAGACGGAGCGCCTGGCACCGTTCCGCGCCAAGTACCCCAAGGTCCCCGTCGAGCAGGCGGCGGTGCCCGGGGACGCGGCCGGACGGCTGGTCGCCACCTCGAACTCGGCGGCGCTGGTCGTCGTCGGCCGCCACCACCCGCGCCGGCACATCCGGTCCCTGATGATCGGCTCCGTGGCGAACGCCGTGCTCCAGCACGCCCACGGACCGGTGGCCGTGGTCCCGACGCTGACGGAATCCGACTGA
- the tadA gene encoding tRNA adenosine(34) deaminase TadA, which yields MRLALQEAARAVPAGDVPVGAVVLGPDGVLLATGYNEREATGDPTAHAEVLALRRAAAALGEWRLPGCTLVVTLEPCVMCAGALVQSRVARVVYGASDEKAGAAGSLWDLVRDRRLNHRPEVIGGVLAGECARQLTDFFRDL from the coding sequence ATGCGCCTGGCGCTCCAGGAGGCCGCGCGGGCGGTGCCGGCCGGCGACGTGCCGGTCGGCGCCGTCGTGCTGGGCCCGGACGGGGTACTCCTCGCCACCGGGTACAACGAGCGCGAGGCCACCGGCGACCCGACGGCGCACGCCGAAGTACTGGCGCTGCGCCGGGCGGCCGCCGCGCTCGGGGAGTGGCGGCTCCCGGGGTGCACCCTCGTGGTGACCCTGGAGCCGTGCGTGATGTGCGCGGGCGCGCTCGTGCAGTCGCGGGTGGCCCGGGTCGTCTACGGGGCGTCCGACGAGAAGGCGGGCGCCGCCGGATCGCTCTGGGACCTCGTACGGGACCGCCGGCTCAACCACCGTCCCGAGGTGATCGGCGGCGTGCTCGCGGGGGAGTGCGCGCGGCAGCTGACGGACTTCTTCCGCGATCTCTGA
- a CDS encoding RNA polymerase sigma factor SigF, translated as MPDQLPDQHREPHPQPPQDSTAPQQESHVPPQQEAPEEPPAAPRPQSRGADTRALTQVLFGQLKELEPGTGEHTRVRGALIEANLPLVRYAAARFRSRNEPMEDVVQVGTIGLINAIDRFDPDRGVQFPTFAMPTVVGEIKRYFRDNVRTVHVPRRLHELWVQVNAATEDLTTLHGRTPTTPEIAERLRIGEDEVLSCIEAGRSYHATSLEAAQEGDGLPGLLDRLGYEDPELAGVEHRDLVRHLLVQLPEREQRILLLRYYNNLTQSQISAELGVSQMHVSRLLARSFARLRSANRIEA; from the coding sequence CTGCCGGACCAGCTTCCGGACCAGCACCGGGAGCCTCACCCGCAGCCCCCGCAGGACTCCACCGCCCCGCAGCAGGAATCCCACGTACCGCCCCAGCAGGAGGCCCCGGAAGAGCCCCCGGCGGCCCCGAGGCCGCAGAGCCGGGGCGCAGACACCCGGGCCCTCACCCAGGTGCTGTTCGGGCAGCTGAAGGAGCTGGAGCCGGGCACCGGGGAGCACACCCGGGTGCGCGGGGCCCTCATCGAGGCCAACCTCCCGCTCGTCCGCTACGCGGCGGCCCGGTTCCGCAGCCGCAACGAGCCGATGGAGGACGTGGTCCAGGTCGGCACGATCGGGCTCATCAACGCGATCGACCGCTTCGACCCCGACCGCGGGGTGCAGTTCCCGACCTTCGCGATGCCGACCGTCGTGGGCGAGATCAAGCGCTACTTCCGCGACAACGTCCGCACCGTCCACGTCCCGCGCCGCCTCCACGAGCTCTGGGTCCAGGTCAACGCCGCCACCGAGGACCTCACCACCCTCCACGGCCGCACCCCGACCACCCCGGAGATCGCCGAGCGGCTGCGCATCGGCGAGGACGAGGTCCTGTCCTGCATCGAGGCCGGCCGCAGCTACCACGCGACCTCCCTGGAGGCCGCCCAGGAGGGCGACGGGCTCCCGGGGCTGCTCGACCGCCTCGGCTACGAGGACCCCGAGCTGGCCGGGGTCGAACACCGCGACCTCGTCCGCCACCTCCTCGTACAACTGCCCGAGCGCGAGCAGCGGATCCTCCTCCTGCGGTACTACAACAATCTGACGCAGTCGCAGATCAGCGCCGAGCTCGGCGTCTCCCAGATGCACGTCTCCCGGCTGCTCGCCCGCAGCTTCGCCCGGCTGCGATCCGCAAACAGGATCGAGGCCTAA
- a CDS encoding RNA polymerase sigma factor SigF, with the protein MSVDQGSSQVLTLVKQREAPAVSHRSEAIDTRIDTRTLSRSLFHRLAGLDADSPERTYVRDTLIELNLPLVRYAAARFRSRNEPMEDIVQVGTIGLIKAIDRFDCERGVEFPTFAMPTVVGEIKRFFRDTSWSVRVPRRLQELRLALTKASDELAQKLDRSPTVPELAAVLGVSEEDVVDGLAVGNAYTASSLDSPSPEDEGGEGSLADRLGYEDTALEGVEYRESLKPLLAKLPPRERQIIMLRFFANMTQSQIGEEVGISQMHVSRLLTRTLAQLRVGLIGE; encoded by the coding sequence ATGTCCGTAGACCAGGGCAGCTCACAGGTACTCACGCTCGTCAAGCAGCGTGAGGCGCCGGCAGTGTCCCACCGCTCGGAAGCCATCGACACCCGGATCGACACCCGCACCCTCTCCCGCTCCCTCTTCCACCGGCTCGCCGGCCTCGACGCGGACAGTCCCGAACGGACGTACGTACGCGACACCCTGATCGAGCTGAACCTCCCCCTGGTGCGGTACGCCGCGGCCCGCTTCCGCAGCCGCAACGAGCCGATGGAGGACATCGTCCAGGTCGGCACCATCGGCCTGATCAAGGCGATCGACCGCTTCGACTGCGAACGCGGCGTGGAGTTCCCGACGTTCGCGATGCCGACGGTCGTCGGTGAGATCAAACGGTTCTTCCGCGACACCTCCTGGTCCGTCCGCGTCCCGCGCCGGCTCCAGGAACTGCGCCTGGCCCTCACCAAGGCCAGCGACGAGCTCGCCCAGAAGCTCGACCGCTCGCCGACCGTGCCGGAGCTCGCCGCCGTGCTCGGGGTCTCGGAGGAGGACGTGGTCGACGGCCTCGCCGTCGGCAACGCCTACACCGCCTCCTCGCTCGACTCGCCCTCTCCCGAGGACGAGGGCGGCGAGGGCTCGCTCGCGGACCGGCTCGGGTACGAGGACACCGCACTGGAGGGCGTCGAGTACCGCGAGTCGCTCAAGCCCCTGCTGGCCAAACTCCCGCCCCGGGAGCGCCAGATCATCATGCTGCGCTTCTTCGCGAACATGACGCAGTCGCAGATCGGCGAGGAGGTCGGCATCTCCCAGATGCACGTCTCCCGGCTGCTCACGCGCACGCTCGCGCAGCTCCGCGTCGGCCTGATCGGCGAATAG